The Nonlabens spongiae genome contains a region encoding:
- a CDS encoding GNAT family N-acetyltransferase produces MERSQSMSIIIKEILAEQTREIRQTVLRQGLPAATTIFKGDELETTFHLGAFEKNKLVGIATYLFKNKSAIQELFSDEKFMYQLRGMAVMENEQGKGIGKKLVEFAECRLKEDQIDVLWFHARTSAVPFYEKQGYQTVGEELDLEPAGPHFKMYKEL; encoded by the coding sequence TTGGAACGATCTCAGAGTATGAGCATCATCATTAAAGAAATACTTGCTGAACAAACCCGCGAGATACGCCAGACAGTTTTAAGACAAGGGCTTCCTGCAGCAACCACGATCTTCAAAGGTGATGAACTGGAAACAACGTTTCATCTAGGTGCTTTTGAAAAGAATAAGCTCGTAGGTATAGCGACTTATTTATTTAAAAATAAAAGTGCTATTCAAGAGTTGTTTTCTGATGAAAAATTTATGTATCAGCTGCGTGGCATGGCCGTAATGGAGAATGAGCAGGGGAAGGGAATCGGTAAAAAGCTGGTGGAATTTGCAGAATGCCGCCTCAAAGAGGATCAGATCGATGTTTTATGGTTTCATGCGCGCACTAGCGCCGTTCCGTTTTACGAGAAACAAGGTTACCAAACCGTAGGCGAAGAATTAGATCTAGAACCTGCCGGACCCCATTTTAAAATGTATAAGGAACTATGA
- a CDS encoding M1 family metallopeptidase, with amino-acid sequence MKSIKFLFLSMFLVSFGAFAQEEEQEKEEPKAEEHYNINKFRQLYQEFSTPNQYRSASGAPGPKYYQQRADYKMDIRLDDENAHIYGSEEITYTNNSPDVLEYLWVQLDQNMRAKDSPSPLINSGRSSAIMQPAQFAGNYMKEPFDGGFNIKKVVDDDGKPLKYMINQTMMRVEMPKALEPGKKFTFGIDWDYKINNHVDGRGRSGYEQFDDGHRAYVIAQFYPRMCVYNDVEGWQNSQFWGRDEFALPFGTFEVDITVPEDHWLDGTGKLLNRKDVYSKTEMKRYEQAMKSYEEPVVIRTQEEAEKLAMMSGSKKMKTWKLKADYVRDFGWTSSRRYVADAMAVKIGGKDVAAVSIYPPEGNPLWEQWSTKAVKQTLESYSRMTFDYPYHKAISVHAKNQGMEYPMICWNYGRPDAEGNYNDRTKFGMISVIIHEVGHNYFPMIVNSDERQWTWMDEGLNTFVQYVAEQDMGENYPDAIEGYDAYPSRRGPAAKIVPYMAGDQRYIAPIMSKGLNTYQFGSNAYAKPGTALNILRETVMGRELFDYAFKTYSQRWMFKHPTPEDFFRTMEDASAMDLDWFWRGWFYTTRYNDMGIKDVKRLYVSSEKNEQMREYMKANNISDSDLPPLVYMVEEGSADYKEDMKDKDPAQTVEPLKTYMLDNFTAEERSKMKAPKYFYEITVEKPGGLVMPIIIEYTYADGTTEMVTHPAEIWRLNDKEVQINKASQKEITKIMIDPKLETADIDMENNAWPQDASMDKFEEMKK; translated from the coding sequence ATGAAATCCATCAAGTTTCTGTTTTTGAGCATGTTCTTGGTTTCTTTTGGAGCCTTTGCACAGGAGGAAGAACAAGAAAAAGAAGAACCTAAAGCTGAGGAACATTACAACATCAACAAGTTTAGGCAACTCTACCAAGAGTTCTCTACCCCTAACCAGTACCGCAGTGCCAGTGGTGCTCCAGGTCCCAAGTATTATCAGCAACGAGCTGATTATAAAATGGACATAAGACTGGATGATGAAAACGCACACATCTATGGATCTGAAGAGATTACCTACACAAACAATTCTCCTGATGTACTGGAGTATCTATGGGTACAACTCGATCAAAATATGAGAGCAAAGGACTCACCGTCGCCTTTAATAAATTCAGGAAGGAGTTCAGCGATCATGCAACCGGCTCAGTTTGCTGGTAATTATATGAAAGAACCATTTGATGGAGGCTTCAATATCAAGAAGGTGGTAGATGACGATGGAAAGCCACTCAAATACATGATCAACCAGACCATGATGAGAGTGGAAATGCCTAAAGCTCTGGAGCCGGGTAAGAAATTTACCTTCGGTATCGACTGGGATTACAAGATCAACAACCACGTAGATGGTCGTGGCCGTAGCGGTTATGAGCAATTTGACGATGGTCACAGAGCTTATGTGATTGCTCAATTTTATCCTAGAATGTGTGTTTACAACGATGTGGAAGGATGGCAAAACAGCCAGTTCTGGGGTCGTGATGAGTTTGCGTTGCCCTTTGGAACCTTTGAAGTAGATATTACTGTACCAGAAGATCACTGGTTAGATGGCACCGGAAAATTGTTGAATCGTAAAGACGTTTACTCAAAAACTGAGATGAAGCGTTATGAGCAGGCCATGAAATCTTATGAGGAGCCTGTAGTTATACGCACTCAAGAAGAAGCAGAAAAGCTCGCAATGATGTCAGGCTCAAAGAAGATGAAAACCTGGAAGCTCAAAGCAGATTATGTGCGTGATTTTGGATGGACTTCTTCTCGTCGTTACGTAGCAGATGCGATGGCGGTGAAAATAGGAGGGAAGGATGTAGCAGCGGTTTCAATATATCCTCCAGAGGGGAACCCGCTTTGGGAACAGTGGTCGACAAAAGCGGTAAAACAAACGCTGGAGTCTTATTCAAGAATGACTTTTGACTACCCTTACCATAAAGCGATTTCTGTACACGCAAAGAATCAAGGGATGGAATATCCTATGATTTGCTGGAACTATGGTCGACCAGATGCCGAAGGAAATTACAACGATCGTACTAAATTCGGAATGATTTCAGTAATTATTCACGAGGTAGGACACAACTACTTCCCGATGATCGTAAACAGCGACGAGCGCCAGTGGACGTGGATGGATGAAGGTTTGAACACTTTTGTACAATATGTTGCTGAACAGGATATGGGAGAAAATTATCCAGATGCGATTGAAGGCTATGACGCTTACCCATCTCGCCGTGGTCCAGCTGCCAAAATTGTTCCTTACATGGCAGGAGATCAGCGTTACATCGCACCGATTATGAGCAAAGGTTTGAACACCTACCAGTTTGGTTCAAATGCTTATGCAAAACCAGGCACAGCCCTTAACATTTTAAGAGAAACCGTAATGGGTAGAGAGCTTTTTGACTATGCATTCAAGACGTATTCGCAAAGATGGATGTTTAAGCACCCTACTCCCGAAGACTTCTTCCGTACCATGGAAGATGCAAGTGCTATGGACTTAGACTGGTTCTGGAGAGGCTGGTTCTACACGACGCGCTATAACGATATGGGAATTAAAGACGTGAAGCGTCTCTATGTATCCAGCGAGAAGAACGAGCAGATGAGAGAATACATGAAGGCTAATAATATTTCTGATAGCGATTTACCACCACTCGTTTACATGGTTGAAGAAGGAAGTGCAGACTACAAAGAAGATATGAAGGATAAAGATCCAGCACAAACGGTGGAGCCTTTAAAAACTTACATGCTCGACAACTTTACTGCTGAGGAGCGTTCAAAGATGAAAGCACCTAAATACTTCTACGAGATTACTGTAGAAAAGCCTGGTGGTTTAGTAATGCCTATCATAATCGAGTACACTTATGCTGATGGAACTACTGAAATGGTAACCCACCCAGCTGAAATCTGGAGACTCAATGACAAGGAAGTTCAAATCAACAAAGCTTCCCAAAAGGAAATCACTAAGATCATGATTGATCCTAAGCTGGAAACTGCAGATATCGATATGGAAAACAACGCCTGGCCACAAGATGCAAGTATGGATAAGTTTGAAGAGATGAAGAAGTAA
- a CDS encoding phosphatase PAP2 family protein has protein sequence MWETLVEYDRELFRFLNSLWIGEFDTFWIYVTQIENWIPLYLLFFYFLLRAYKIKSAIISILGIFMVAAVTLGLTNLVKNQIARLRPNNEPVLMDSIRIYQTPENFSFWSGHSAVSFAVATFVAFLLITTQAKSHHKPNAIDSKWLLLIFIWPVTFALSRIMVGVHYPTDVIVGMLVGVLLGYAFAKAYFVLLSRNQ, from the coding sequence ATGTGGGAAACCCTGGTGGAATACGACCGGGAGTTATTTAGGTTCCTCAACAGCCTCTGGATAGGTGAGTTTGATACTTTCTGGATCTACGTCACCCAGATTGAAAACTGGATTCCGTTATACCTCTTATTTTTCTATTTTTTATTGCGAGCATATAAGATTAAGTCTGCAATTATCAGCATTCTAGGAATTTTTATGGTTGCAGCGGTAACGCTGGGATTAACTAATCTGGTCAAAAATCAGATCGCCAGACTCAGGCCTAATAATGAGCCTGTTCTTATGGACAGCATACGTATTTATCAGACTCCAGAAAATTTTAGTTTCTGGTCAGGCCATAGCGCAGTAAGCTTTGCCGTGGCCACTTTTGTAGCGTTTTTGCTTATTACTACACAAGCAAAATCACATCATAAACCCAACGCAATTGATTCAAAATGGTTGTTGCTAATTTTCATTTGGCCGGTCACCTTTGCCCTTTCTCGCATCATGGTAGGTGTTCACTATCCTACTGACGTTATCGTGGGTATGCTGGTAGGAGTTTTACTGGGTTACGCTTTCGCGAAAGCGTACTTTGTTCTATTATCCCGTAATCAATAA
- a CDS encoding carboxypeptidase-like regulatory domain-containing protein, translating to MKKFTLLIFFISTIAFAQKERVQIKGTVTSASEEPIEGITIFNLNNLEGTITNEQGVFYINVMEGDKLNFDAVQFEPFTLEVGANTIKRKSATLQLNEGVNKLEEVIIQDNLMMIEVKRDVDVKPVLAGVEEENLRVRAVDRMENTFSDRVRQPDEYPIEQLAASQSGLRMNMFNVIGLLGSLVVSESLKNLDLSGKPKPVEEEFNVVMVKNKFGTDYLAEFLDLDKEYLYEFMYYAKDNGLNKEMLESDNELALLEFLSEQSKSFKRKKGLLETKG from the coding sequence ATGAAAAAGTTTACATTACTGATTTTCTTCATTTCTACAATAGCTTTTGCCCAAAAGGAGCGTGTTCAGATTAAAGGAACTGTCACCTCAGCCTCTGAAGAACCCATTGAAGGGATCACTATTTTCAATCTCAATAATCTAGAAGGTACGATTACTAATGAACAAGGTGTTTTCTACATCAATGTGATGGAAGGCGACAAACTCAATTTTGATGCGGTCCAGTTTGAACCATTCACACTCGAGGTGGGTGCAAATACAATCAAAAGAAAATCTGCTACACTGCAATTGAACGAAGGGGTTAACAAATTAGAAGAGGTGATTATTCAAGACAACCTTATGATGATCGAGGTAAAACGAGACGTAGATGTGAAGCCTGTGCTGGCTGGTGTTGAAGAAGAAAACTTGCGGGTTAGAGCCGTAGACCGTATGGAAAACACTTTTTCAGATCGTGTGAGACAACCTGATGAGTATCCGATTGAACAACTTGCAGCGAGTCAAAGTGGTTTGCGCATGAATATGTTCAATGTAATCGGTTTGCTGGGGTCGCTGGTTGTGAGTGAATCGTTAAAAAATCTAGATCTGAGCGGTAAACCTAAACCAGTGGAAGAAGAGTTCAACGTAGTCATGGTCAAGAATAAATTTGGAACAGACTACCTCGCAGAATTCCTAGATCTGGATAAGGAATACCTCTACGAGTTTATGTATTACGCAAAAGATAATGGTCTGAACAAGGAAATGCTGGAGTCTGACAATGAGCTTGCCTTACTGGAATTTCTTTCTGAACAGTCTAAGTCCTTTAAAAGAAAAAAAGGTTTGCTGGAGACTAAAGGTTAG
- a CDS encoding Sec-independent protein translocase subunit TatA/TatB, protein MNVYPLFISVPEVMIIGLVVILVFGADKLPEVMRGIAKAMNSVRHATDDIKNEISKSADEHGFTEDVKKINSQIKEVKDQIEESGSIKRKF, encoded by the coding sequence ATGAATGTGTATCCCTTATTCATAAGCGTTCCAGAAGTCATGATCATAGGTTTGGTCGTGATATTGGTATTTGGAGCTGATAAGCTTCCTGAGGTTATGCGTGGTATTGCAAAAGCGATGAACAGTGTGCGCCATGCTACTGATGATATTAAAAATGAAATATCAAAAAGCGCTGATGAGCACGGTTTTACCGAAGATGTAAAAAAGATCAACAGCCAGATCAAGGAAGTGAAAGATCAGATCGAAGAATCTGGCTCCATCAAGCGTAAATTTTAA
- a CDS encoding GNAT family N-acetyltransferase, with amino-acid sequence MKNQIKHKESESRGIFYIHDEEDKKIAELTYSLENDVMTIDHTEVDPSKEGKGLGTKIVQHSVEFAREKNRKVNPLCPFAEVLFDKHEDWNDLRV; translated from the coding sequence ATGAAGAATCAAATCAAACATAAAGAGTCTGAAAGTCGTGGAATATTCTATATCCATGATGAAGAAGATAAAAAAATCGCCGAGCTCACTTACAGCTTGGAAAACGATGTTATGACCATAGACCACACCGAGGTAGATCCCAGTAAAGAAGGTAAAGGATTAGGCACAAAAATCGTTCAACATTCTGTAGAATTTGCGAGAGAAAAAAACAGAAAAGTCAATCCGTTATGCCCATTTGCAGAGGTGCTATTTGATAAACATGAGGATTGGAACGATCTCAGAGTATGA
- a CDS encoding glycoside hydrolase family 97 protein, translating to MAVILLLISCQNNSDDQSDLEIGSPDGALVLKFDLSKDGRPFYTTSYKNKTVIDTSYLGMDFKNLDNFDQDFKITSSGTAEFDETWEMPWGEQLEVQNKFNELWVKLQESNDSGRTLELRFRIYDDGIGFRYEVPEMERIDTVYITEENTEFNLTQDYKTFWIPGDWDIYEHLYSTTKLSEINVDKYRNHSNLAQTYIPNNAVNTPVTMVGTDSIHISIHEAALIDYSGMTLGVNSEKLGYKSILVGSENRDYKVKKTLPFHTPWRSVQITDNAPDLIESKLIVNLNEPNKLGDVSWFKPMKYTGVWWEMHLGKSTWDYGMTQSMDSWKDTGKAHGRHGATTENVKQFIEFSAENNIGGVLVEGWNTGWEHWIGFEDREGVFDFVTPYPDYDLEEVTAFAKARDVQIIMHHETSAATETYTKQQDTAFALMQKYGMNTVKTGYVGKILPKGEYHHGQYMVNHYNNTVVKAAEYNVAINAHEPIKATGLRRTYPNTISREGLRGQEFNAWSSDGGNPPEHLSIVAFTRMLAGPIDFTPGIFNIKFDEYKENNQVNTTIAQQLALYVVIYSPVQMAADLVEHYEANPEPLQFIRDVGVDWKQTKVLDGAVGDYVVIAREERETGNWFVGGITDENVRSQTIDLDFLEEGKTYQMRLYKDGEDAHWNDNPLSINISEREVTKGEEINIEMKPGGGFAMSLMLVENE from the coding sequence TTGGCAGTTATACTGCTATTAATTTCCTGTCAAAACAATTCTGACGATCAATCTGATCTGGAAATCGGTTCCCCAGATGGTGCCCTTGTTTTAAAATTTGATCTTTCAAAAGACGGTAGGCCTTTTTACACTACATCGTATAAAAATAAAACGGTCATAGACACTTCCTATCTAGGTATGGATTTCAAAAATCTGGACAACTTTGATCAAGATTTCAAAATCACGTCTAGTGGTACCGCAGAATTTGATGAAACCTGGGAAATGCCATGGGGCGAGCAACTCGAGGTACAGAATAAGTTTAATGAACTATGGGTAAAACTACAAGAATCTAATGATTCCGGTCGGACTCTGGAATTGCGTTTTCGTATTTACGATGATGGTATAGGTTTCCGTTATGAAGTTCCAGAGATGGAGAGGATCGACACCGTTTACATAACAGAAGAAAACACAGAATTCAATCTCACTCAGGATTACAAAACTTTTTGGATACCTGGCGACTGGGACATTTATGAGCATTTGTACAGCACCACTAAACTGTCTGAAATCAATGTAGACAAGTACCGCAACCATTCCAATCTCGCCCAGACCTATATTCCAAACAATGCTGTAAATACGCCAGTTACCATGGTGGGTACAGACAGCATTCACATCTCGATTCACGAGGCAGCACTAATAGATTACAGCGGTATGACACTGGGCGTAAACAGTGAAAAGCTAGGCTATAAAAGTATTTTGGTGGGTTCTGAAAATCGAGATTACAAAGTCAAAAAGACGCTCCCGTTTCACACGCCCTGGCGCAGCGTACAAATTACCGACAACGCTCCTGACTTGATCGAATCCAAGCTTATTGTCAATCTCAACGAGCCTAATAAACTAGGCGATGTTTCTTGGTTCAAACCCATGAAATATACAGGTGTGTGGTGGGAGATGCACCTGGGCAAATCCACCTGGGATTATGGCATGACCCAGAGTATGGATTCTTGGAAGGACACCGGCAAAGCCCACGGCCGCCATGGCGCCACGACTGAGAATGTGAAGCAATTCATCGAGTTTTCTGCTGAGAATAATATCGGTGGTGTGCTGGTTGAGGGCTGGAATACTGGTTGGGAACATTGGATCGGTTTTGAGGATCGGGAGGGCGTCTTTGACTTCGTAACGCCTTATCCTGACTATGATCTTGAAGAGGTTACCGCTTTCGCGAAAGCGAGAGACGTACAGATCATCATGCACCACGAGACCAGCGCCGCGACCGAGACCTACACCAAACAGCAGGACACAGCTTTTGCACTCATGCAGAAATACGGAATGAATACTGTCAAAACGGGTTATGTAGGCAAAATCTTGCCGAAGGGCGAGTACCACCACGGTCAGTACATGGTGAATCACTATAATAACACTGTAGTAAAAGCGGCCGAATATAACGTGGCGATCAATGCCCACGAACCTATAAAAGCTACCGGATTGCGCAGGACTTACCCCAACACCATCTCACGAGAAGGCTTGCGAGGCCAAGAATTCAATGCCTGGAGCAGCGACGGCGGTAATCCACCAGAACATTTATCAATCGTCGCCTTCACGCGCATGCTTGCTGGCCCCATAGATTTTACACCTGGAATCTTCAATATCAAATTTGACGAGTACAAGGAGAATAATCAGGTAAATACAACGATCGCACAGCAATTAGCACTCTACGTAGTTATCTATAGTCCAGTTCAAATGGCTGCAGACCTCGTAGAACATTATGAAGCCAACCCAGAGCCTCTACAATTCATCAGAGACGTAGGCGTAGACTGGAAACAAACAAAAGTTTTAGACGGCGCGGTAGGCGATTACGTGGTCATCGCTCGTGAAGAGCGAGAAACGGGCAACTGGTTTGTAGGTGGCATCACAGATGAGAATGTGCGAAGTCAGACGATAGATCTTGATTTTCTCGAAGAGGGAAAAACCTATCAAATGAGGCTTTACAAAGACGGAGAAGATGCGCACTGGAACGATAATCCATTAAGCATAAACATTTCAGAACGTGAAGTAACTAAAGGTGAAGAAATCAACATTGAAATGAAACCAGGTGGTGGATTTGCGATGAGTTTGATGTTAGTTGAAAACGAATAA
- a CDS encoding O-methyltransferase, translated as MHFLPQKIDDYIVTHSENEPQILKDLTRETYQKVLQPIMLSGSYQGRVLSMISHLVAPKRVLEIGTFTGYSALCLAEGMPDGSELITIDINEELEDLVERYFKRFRDPDSYRDTNNNTTLTQKIGDATQIIPELEGTFDLVFIDADKPNYVNYLDLIMDKVHSGSLIISDNVLWHGKVVEELDPKDKSTPILLEFNKRLKEDPRLQTVVLPIRDGLTLSRVV; from the coding sequence ATGCACTTCCTCCCACAAAAAATTGACGACTACATCGTCACACATTCTGAAAATGAACCGCAAATACTGAAAGATCTCACTCGAGAGACCTACCAGAAAGTCTTGCAGCCCATTATGCTTTCTGGATCCTACCAAGGTCGGGTTTTGAGTATGATATCTCACCTGGTGGCACCTAAACGCGTTTTGGAAATCGGAACGTTTACAGGATATTCTGCACTTTGTCTCGCTGAGGGTATGCCCGATGGCAGCGAACTGATCACAATTGACATTAATGAGGAATTAGAAGATCTGGTGGAGCGTTATTTTAAACGCTTTCGCGATCCCGATAGCTATCGGGACACTAATAATAACACCACCCTCACTCAAAAAATAGGCGACGCAACTCAAATTATCCCTGAACTTGAAGGAACTTTTGATCTTGTCTTTATCGATGCAGACAAACCTAATTATGTCAACTATCTCGACCTCATCATGGATAAAGTTCATAGCGGGTCTTTAATCATTTCAGACAACGTGCTCTGGCACGGCAAAGTGGTTGAAGAATTAGATCCAAAAGACAAATCAACACCTATTTTGCTGGAATTCAATAAGCGCCTGAAGGAAGATCCTCGTCTACAAACCGTGGTTTTGCCTATTAGGGATGGGCTTACTCTGAGTAGGGTGGTGTGA
- a CDS encoding M15 family metallopeptidase: MIKWFLYIMIGSQIMNAQTLKDTLIGKADLGNKSIPLEVQKAFDEMRAAAIKDGINLTIVSGYRSYERQEQIWNRKWKRYEKQSLNPEQIFDKIVEYSTVPGTSRHHWGTDLDIIDSSASYSGDVLVPKKFHGDGPFCKMKDWMDQNAGKYGFALVYTMNEQRPGFKYEPWHWSYVPLSRKRYQQYLSNINLKQFLRIQDILGMDQVSDERIKKYLEEHLQGINSNLKQ; this comes from the coding sequence ATGATCAAGTGGTTTTTATACATAATGATAGGTTCTCAGATTATGAATGCGCAAACCTTGAAGGATACGCTCATCGGCAAAGCTGATTTGGGCAACAAATCCATCCCTCTTGAAGTGCAAAAAGCTTTTGACGAGATGAGAGCGGCGGCAATAAAAGATGGCATCAACCTAACTATCGTTTCAGGATACCGAAGCTACGAGCGGCAAGAACAAATCTGGAACAGAAAGTGGAAACGCTATGAGAAACAAAGTCTGAACCCTGAGCAAATCTTTGATAAAATCGTAGAATATAGCACCGTTCCGGGCACATCGAGACACCACTGGGGGACTGATCTGGACATTATCGATTCCAGTGCAAGTTATTCAGGCGATGTATTGGTTCCCAAGAAATTTCATGGCGACGGACCGTTTTGCAAAATGAAAGACTGGATGGATCAAAACGCAGGCAAATATGGTTTTGCACTTGTGTATACTATGAACGAGCAACGCCCGGGCTTTAAATATGAGCCTTGGCACTGGAGTTATGTTCCGCTTTCGCGAAAGCGTTACCAGCAATATCTTTCTAACATTAATCTAAAGCAATTTTTACGAATACAAGATATTCTAGGAATGGATCAGGTATCAGACGAGAGGATCAAAAAATACCTTGAAGAACATCTACAGGGAATCAATTCTAATTTAAAACAATAA
- the pepE gene encoding dipeptidase PepE, with the protein MRANQRDMIVASTSTLHGQRPLEYLLDELKSVFTNQSIKSLLFIPFARPGGITHDQYTQKIGDALKSLDIEVKGIQQMQNTVEAIQNAKAIFTGGGNTFVLVKQLHDHKLMQPLREAIYSGTFYLGTSAGSNICGLTMQTTNDMPILQPTSFKTTGVLGYNINAHYLDPIEGSQHMGETREQRIKEFHTYNSVPVLGLREGSYLRVKGTEEILKGPHSARVFKAGVEPTEIQTDTDVSFLK; encoded by the coding sequence ATGCGCGCAAATCAAAGAGATATGATTGTCGCCAGCACGTCTACATTGCACGGGCAGCGACCACTGGAATATTTACTGGACGAACTCAAATCGGTCTTTACAAATCAAAGTATTAAAAGCCTACTGTTCATTCCGTTTGCACGACCCGGCGGCATCACCCACGATCAATACACTCAAAAAATAGGTGATGCTTTGAAATCTCTTGATATAGAAGTAAAAGGCATACAACAAATGCAGAATACCGTAGAAGCTATTCAAAATGCCAAAGCTATTTTTACAGGAGGCGGCAACACTTTTGTTTTGGTCAAGCAATTGCACGACCATAAATTAATGCAACCTCTGCGCGAAGCAATTTACTCTGGCACTTTTTATTTGGGTACCAGTGCAGGCTCAAACATCTGCGGGCTGACCATGCAAACAACAAATGATATGCCTATCCTACAACCTACTAGTTTTAAAACAACTGGTGTTTTGGGATACAACATTAACGCACATTACCTAGACCCTATTGAGGGAAGTCAACACATGGGCGAGACGAGAGAGCAACGTATCAAAGAGTTTCACACCTATAATTCCGTACCTGTTTTGGGATTAAGGGAAGGAAGTTATTTGAGAGTGAAAGGAACTGAGGAAATTCTCAAAGGACCACACAGCGCTCGAGTATTCAAAGCTGGAGTTGAACCCACAGAAATACAAACCGATACTGACGTATCATTTTTAAAATAG
- a CDS encoding biliverdin-producing heme oxygenase translates to MELIERIRKESRAIHDRLEGASGVDKIMDGSVTDQQVEEILIKNYLAFAKAEQQITQFHTIERPMSHRILEDLDQEQIDANLDDGYQLNNKYEALGARYVLNGSMLGAAVIGKNLRSCPRVSQKDWQFYRKPNADERKAWPELLQQINHEDYSKEQQDQVLNGVMKTFDLFEAVYGQPVKSLERH, encoded by the coding sequence ATGGAATTGATCGAGCGCATCCGCAAAGAAAGTAGAGCCATTCACGACCGCTTAGAAGGGGCAAGCGGCGTGGATAAGATCATGGACGGCAGCGTGACAGATCAGCAAGTTGAGGAGATATTGATTAAAAATTATCTCGCTTTCGCGAAAGCGGAACAACAAATAACCCAGTTCCACACCATCGAGCGTCCTATGAGCCATCGTATTTTGGAAGATTTGGATCAAGAACAGATTGATGCGAATCTGGATGACGGCTATCAACTGAACAACAAATACGAAGCGTTAGGAGCTCGTTATGTACTTAATGGAAGTATGTTAGGTGCTGCCGTAATTGGGAAAAACCTCAGATCTTGCCCAAGAGTTTCCCAAAAAGACTGGCAGTTTTATCGCAAACCAAATGCTGATGAACGTAAAGCCTGGCCAGAATTACTACAGCAAATCAATCATGAAGATTATTCAAAAGAGCAACAAGATCAGGTCTTAAATGGTGTGATGAAGACCTTTGACCTTTTTGAAGCCGTCTATGGACAACCGGTTAAAAGTCTAGAGCGACACTAA
- a CDS encoding DUF6702 family protein — MLFKTLATASIFIFASFSFTCLKESRFRESGTPSNHIAFNKDADHKYYVSVSNVKYSKKAGAMQMVTRFFIDDLERVLNARNVNQVTLGEKEEIEDHYDAIQKYLGLKLIATLDGKQVEPKLLGAEYEIDQIALYIEFTPTAQPENVTMEFNAFYEVFEEQKNLVHFKINDKRKTMILERAKPESSLNF; from the coding sequence ATGCTTTTTAAAACCTTAGCAACAGCTTCTATTTTCATATTTGCGAGTTTTTCTTTTACCTGCCTTAAAGAATCTCGCTTTCGCGAAAGCGGAACACCATCTAACCATATCGCTTTTAATAAGGATGCCGATCATAAATACTACGTATCAGTTTCTAATGTCAAGTACAGCAAGAAGGCGGGTGCCATGCAAATGGTGACGCGTTTTTTTATAGACGATCTGGAACGAGTACTGAATGCACGCAACGTGAATCAAGTAACTCTGGGAGAAAAAGAGGAAATCGAGGATCATTATGACGCGATTCAAAAGTATTTGGGACTCAAGCTTATCGCAACTCTAGATGGAAAGCAGGTGGAGCCTAAACTGTTAGGAGCAGAGTATGAGATTGATCAAATAGCCCTCTACATAGAATTTACACCTACGGCCCAACCTGAAAATGTAACCATGGAATTCAATGCTTTTTATGAGGTATTTGAAGAGCAAAAAAATCTGGTTCATTTTAAAATCAACGACAAACGGAAGACCATGATTCTCGAGCGTGCCAAGCCAGAAAGCTCTCTAAACTTTTAG